TCAAACAAGCCAGTAAAGTCGATTTCGTCTATTTGCCCTGCAGGATCGTCTCATCTTGCAGTAGCTTTCAAACAGCAGCATTTGGAGGGGGATTGTGAAGCATCGAATCGGTACCATCTCGGCAGGCGTAGTGGCAGGCGCCGCGATAAGCTTCATGGCACTGGGTCTCGCCGGCTCTCTCATGTCCGCGCAAACAACTCCATCGCCCGCCCCGCACAAGCCAAGAACCTCCTCCAAAACAGCAATGGCAACCTGGTCGCCCGACGTCCAGAAGGCACTCGGCATCTCCTCCGACGACTTCAAGACCGACGGCCTCAACAAGCTCACCCAGGTCCAGCTCAACAATCTCATGAACTCCGCCAAACCCGATCCACGCAAGCACTGGCTCGTCTGCCCAGCCAGCGGAACCGCACCCTCCGGCCAGATCCACGTCCTGCTCACTGTCGCCGGCGACGACTCTACCGGTGCCATCGCCGGCCAGATCCGTCAGGCCATCAGCGCCCTCACCGGCGTCACCGTAGTCGACACCGTCGCCAACGCCGACCGCACCCTCCACGTCGTCATCCAGGAGCAGACCACCGCCAAACGCACCATCGGCTTCACCGCCTCCTACCTCACCGGAACCCCCTGCACCGAAGAGGTCGCCGGCAAGAAGAAGGACGTCGAGCTCAAAGGCACCTTAGGCACCTACACCGACGCGAAGGGCGCAGGCCTCGCCATGGACCTCGCCGGAATGCTCGATCAGGATCTGCAGCCGCTTCGCGCAGGCGCCGCAACCCACTAAAATCGCCCATCAAATCCAGTAGGCAAGCATCCAGCAGGCCAGCAAGCCAACCCGTCACCGCCAGCACCCGAGCCACTTGCCTCGGCCTGGATAATTTTTTGTTCGCCGCACCTACACTTTGCATCTCACTCAGTGGAGGTTTGTTATGAAAGGACTCCCTTGGATTCTGGTCGGCATGGGAATTGGCATCGCCGCAACGTATGTGCTGTTCTTCGATCAACTCTCGGACAAACCCGAGCCAGCCTACGACATCGGTTATGACGGATTTACCGATGCCGCCCGTAAGACCTTCGCCTGGGGCACAAAGAAACAGGCCGAGGGCAAGGTCGGCTCCTTCGCCGGAGCCATCAAGCAAGGCGTTGGCAATCTCACCGGCAACCAGAATCTCGCTGACGAAGGCGCAGCAGACCGCGTCGTAGGCAACGTTAAAGACGTTGCAGGACGCATCGGCGAAGCCGTCGGACAAACCATCCACGAATTGAACTAATAGAAACAAAGCTGCAGCAATAGATTTGGGCCCACGGTTCTCATGCAACAAAAACCGCCCATCCGCGCAATGTTCCGTTGCGAAGGTGGGCGGTTTGTTTAAGATGAGCGGTTCGTTTAAAGCGGGCCATCCTCCTGACCCTGAACAAAGTCGAACCGAGCGAACGATCCCCGCATCTGCAATAACCCAGCGCAGCCCAACTCAGGGCAACCCCACCCATCCATACCGAGTCGTACCTGTCAGGTGGAGTAGTGCAGTACCGCTGACCATCCGGAGGTTTTATGATCTTTCGCAAAAACGCTTGGGCCCATCTCATGCTTGCTGGTGTGCTTTCTCTCAGTGTTGTGCCCGCTGGCTTGGCGCAGTCTTCGCAAGACAGCGATGTAAATAGCTGGTCCGCGCCACGCGGCTACGACATGGCTTATCCCGAGCACGGCACCCCCAACATGGTCGCTCGTCAGGGCTACGCCGCAGGCTTCAACCAGGGCCAGGCCGACCTATCCCGTGGCACGTCATTCAAACCCACCGAGAACAAAGCCTACGCTCACGCGAAGATCCCTAAGGGGATGGACAAAGACACCTTTAAAACGGAGTTTCGTGAGTCCTTCGTGAAAGGCTACACCAACGCCTACAAGGGTCAGTAGCAGTCGGCAAGTGCGACAACTCAAAGTAACAAAGCAATGCCCGCTCTTCGTGAGCAACGCAGCAATCACGAAAGCAGGCATCTTTGTGTCGGTCAGCTGTGTCGGTCAGCTTGTGATGACCGGTTAGCTCTTGTTGCGATGACCGGTTAGCTCTTGTTGTGATGATCGGTTAGCTCTTGTGATGCTGCAGCGCCGCACGAACCTTATCCACATGCGTCCCATGCACGCGAATCGCCTCATGCAGCGCGTCTCCCGTCACTCCAAACTCCTTCGCCCAGTAGTGAATATCGGACGACATCTTCGGATTGATCTCCTTCGGGTCATGCGGACCCTTCTCTGGCTCAACATGCTCCGCGTGAGGCGTGCGAGCTTTGGACTTCTCAACTTCTTCGTGTTCATGCGGCCGTGCCGGATCTGGATGAGACATCGATTCACTCCTCTTTTCTCGTTTAGAAATTAAAAATTCAAACCCTGAAACTCATCGGCCCCAGGAACTAATTCTTCAAGATCGTCATCCTGATCCTGAGCGAAGTCGAACGGGGAAGGATCCCCGTATCTGTCTTTATTCAAGGTCATCCCGCTGTTGTATTTTTGGATGCGACATAAATCCATTCCCCTTTAGCTCGTTCTTTTCAGCTCGTTCCTCTCGTTAGATGCGGAACCAGCGAGGCACGCCCCCCTGAGGCGGATCCTCTGCGACTTTCGTTGCAAATCAGCAACTTACCTCTTGTCTTGCACACGGAGACAGCGTACCGTTCGACCTGACTTCAAAACTTTGTTGAGACTAGGTCGTACGAAAAAAAATGCGTTCTCTCCTTGCTTCCCTCCTGTTGGTTCTCTCTGGATTCGGCAATCCCGCCCTCGGACAATCCGCACAATCCGCACAACAAGCTGTCACCAATCCACCCGCTCCCGCACCACTCCCAGCCGCTGCTGTAGCCGCCAACCCAAACGCACCCGACGCCTCAGGCAGGTACATGCTGCGTGATGGCACAGACGTAAATCTCCAGTTCGCGCAGGATCTCAGCTCCAAGACTGCATCCGAAGGCGACCCAGTAACGCTCACGCTGGTCGACGACCTGAAGGTAGGAAACATCGTCGTCGCTAAGGCAGGAGACAAGGCCATCGGCGAGGTCACCAAAGCCGAGAAGTCAGGAATGATGGGCAAGGCTGGCGATCTGAGCATCCGCCTCAACTACCTCAAGGCAGGCGACACCAAGATTAAGCTGCGCGGCACAAAAGGCAAAGAGGGCGAAAGCGGAACCACCGGCGCCGTAGTCCTAACCGTACTCTTCGGACCCATCGGCCTCATCAAACACGGCAAAAACGTAGAAATCAAACAAGGCCAATCCCTCCACGCCTTCGTCGGCGACGACATCGCGCTGGTCCCAGCCATCTAAAGTTCAGGTTGGGTTGGTCATCTCATCCTCTTCTACATTCCTCACGTGAAGTGGATGCGATGCGCTCCGAGGAAATACTCGGAACTGGCCGGTCTATCAACGCAACATGTAATCAACTATCCGCACCTCGCCGATAGGCAAGCGTTTCGTCGCGAAGCGGAGCAAGCCGGGTCTCTTCGAGCGTGTCACGGTAGAACATATTGTAGGTATCGAAGGGGATAAGCCGCTGACCGTCGGGATGCGCGATATGGATGCAGGTCTTTTTGATAGAGCGTAGATCGAAGGTTTGTGCGTCGATGAACTGAACGATGAGGACGCGGAAGAGGTTATCGTAACCAAGATTTTTGGGGGCAAGTACCTGAGGCAGACAGCAGAGAAGTTCGCGTAGGGTACTGGCTTGCGACTGCGGGGAGTGGTTGGTGGAGAAGAGTTTAAATATCTGGTTGCGGAGGTTGGGATTCTGCTCGATGCTGGCTCGGACCGCAGGGTCTTGCTCGTAGATGATCGTATTACGGCCGCCATTGATCAGCACGTCGGGCGAGACGAGGCCAGTAAGAGGTACGACTTTTCCGGCGAGCTTCATGGCGTAGCCCA
The nucleotide sequence above comes from Tunturibacter empetritectus. Encoded proteins:
- a CDS encoding CsbD family protein; its protein translation is MKGLPWILVGMGIGIAATYVLFFDQLSDKPEPAYDIGYDGFTDAARKTFAWGTKKQAEGKVGSFAGAIKQGVGNLTGNQNLADEGAADRVVGNVKDVAGRIGEAVGQTIHELN
- a CDS encoding DUF3606 domain-containing protein, which codes for MSHPDPARPHEHEEVEKSKARTPHAEHVEPEKGPHDPKEINPKMSSDIHYWAKEFGVTGDALHEAIRVHGTHVDKVRAALQHHKS